One part of the Eubalaena glacialis isolate mEubGla1 chromosome 19, mEubGla1.1.hap2.+ XY, whole genome shotgun sequence genome encodes these proteins:
- the TOB1 gene encoding protein Tob1 — translation MQLEIQVALNFIISYLYNKLPRRRVNIFGEELERLLKKKYEGHWYPEKPYKGSGFRCIHVGEKVDPVIEQASKESGLDIDDVRGNLPQDLSVWIDPFEVSYQIGEKGPVKVLYVDDNNENGCELDKEIKNSFNPEAQVFMPISDPASSVSSSPSPPFGHSAAVSPTFMPRSTQPLTFTTATFAATKFGSTKMKNSGRSSKIARTSPINLGLNVNDLLKQKAISSSVHSLYGLGLGSQQKPRQQQQPSQPPPSPPPQQQQQQKTSALSPNAKEFIFPNMQGQGSSTNGMFPGDSPLNLSPLQYSNAFDVFAAYGGLNEKSFVDGLNFSLNNMQYSNQQFQPVMAN, via the coding sequence ATGCAGCTTGAAATCCAAGTAGcactaaattttattatttcatatctGTACAATAAGCTTCCCAGGAGACGTGTCAACATTTTTGGTGAAGAGCTTGAAAGACTTCTTAAGAAGAAATATGAAGGGCACTGGTATCCTGAAAAGCCATACAAAGGATCAGGGTTTAGATGTATACACGTAGGGGAGAAGGTGGACCCAGTGATTGAACAAGCCTCCAAAGAGAGTGGTTTGGACATTGATGATGTTCGTGGCAATCTGCCGCAGGATCTTAGTGTTTGGATCGACCCATTTGAGGTTTCCTACCAAATTGGTGAAAAGGGACCAGTGAAGGTGCTTTATGTGgatgataataatgaaaatggaTGTGAGTTGGATAAGGAGATCAAAAACAGCTTTAACCCAGAGGCCCAGGTTTTTATGCCCATAAGTGACCCAGCCTCATCAGTGTCCAGCTCTCCATCTCCTCCCTTTGGTCACTCTGCTGCTGTAAGCCCTACCTTCATGCCCCGGTCCACTCAGCCTTTAACCTTTACCACTGCCACTTTTGCTGCCACCAAGTTCGGCTCTACCAAAATGAAGAATAGTGGCCGAAGCAGCAAGATTGCACGTACTTCTCCTATCAACCTCGGCTTGAATGTGAATGACCTCTTGAAGCAGAAAGCCATCTCTTCCTCAGTGCACTCTCTGTATGGGCTTGGCCTGGGTAGCCAGCAGAAGCCACGGCAACAGCAGCAGCCATCCCAGCCACCGCCGTCACCACCAccgcagcagcagcaacagcagaaaACCTCTGCTCTTTCTCCTAACGCCAAggaatttatttttcctaatatgcaGGGTCAAGGTAGTAGTACCAATGGAATGTTCCCAGGTGACAGCCCCCTTAACCTCAGTCCTCTCCAGTACAGTAATGCCTTTGATGTGTTTGCGGCCTATGGAGGCCTCAACGAGAAGTCTTTTGTAGATGGCTTGAATTTTAGCTTGAATAACATGCAGTATTCTAACCAGCAATTCCAGCCTGTTATGgctaactaa